In Canis lupus familiaris isolate Mischka breed German Shepherd chromosome 9, alternate assembly UU_Cfam_GSD_1.0, whole genome shotgun sequence, a single window of DNA contains:
- the RND2 gene encoding rho-related GTP-binding protein RhoN codes for MEGQSGRCKIVVVGDAECGKTALLQVFAKDAYPGSYVPTVFENYTASFEIDKRRIELNMWDTSGSSYYDNVRPLAYPDSDAVLICFDISRPETLDSVLKKWQGETQEFCPNAKVVLVGCKLDMRTDLATLRELSKQRLIPVTHEQGTVLAKQVGAVSYVECSSRSSERSVRDVFHVATVASLGRGHRQLRRTDSRRGLQRSAQLAGRPDRGPGTESEIHKDRAKSCNLM; via the exons ATGGAGGGGCAGAGCGGCCGCTGCAAGATCGTGGTGGTGGGGGACGCGGAGTGCGGCAAGACGGCGCTGCTGCAGGTGTTCGCCAAGGACGCCTACCCCGGG AGTTATGTCCCCACCGTGTTTGAGAACTACACCGCGAGCTTTGAGATCGACAAGCGCCGCATTGAGCTCAACATGTGGGACACTTCAG GTTCCTCTTACTATGATAACGTCCGACCCCTGGCCTATCCTGATTCAGATGCTGTGCTCATCTGCTTCGACATTAGCCGACCAGAAACACTGGACAGTGTCCTCAAGAAG TGGCAAGGGGAGACTCAGGAGTTTTGCCCCAATGCCAAGGTTGTGCTGGTTGGCTGTAAACTGGATATGCGCACCGACCTGGCCACACTGAGGGAGCTGTCCAAGCAGAGGCTTATCCCAGTTACACATGAGCAG GGCACTGTGCTGGCCAAGCAGGTAGGGGCTGTGTCCTACGTGGAGTGCTCCTCCCGGTCGTCTGAGCGCAGCGTCAGGGATGTCTTCCATGTGGCTACAGTGGCATCCCTTGGCCGTGGCCATAGGCAGCTGCGTCGTACTGACTCACGCCGTGGACTGCAGAGATCTGCTCAGCTGGCAGGCCGGCCGGACCGGGGGCCCGGGACCGAGAGCGAGATACACAAGGATCGAGCCAAGAGCTGCAACCTCATGTGa